From Mustela erminea isolate mMusErm1 chromosome 1, mMusErm1.Pri, whole genome shotgun sequence, a single genomic window includes:
- the AGTR1 gene encoding type-1 angiotensin II receptor, which yields MILNSSTEDGIKRIQDDCPKAGRHNYIFVMIPTLYSIIFVVGIFGNSLVVIVIYFYMKLKTVASVFLLNLALADLCFLLTLPLWAVYTAMEYRWPFGNYLCKIASASVSFNLYASVFLLTCLSIDRYLAIVHPMKSRLRRTMLMAKVTCIIIWLLAGLASLPTIIHRNVFFIENTNITVCAFHYESQNSTLPIGLGLTKNILGFLFPFLIILTSYTLIWKTLKRAYEIQKNKPRNDDIFKIIMAIVLFFFFSWVPHQIFTFLDVLIQLGIIHDCKIADIVDTAMPITICIAYFNNCLNPLFYGFLGKKFKKYFLQLLKYIPPKAKSHSSLSTKMSTLSYRPSDHGNASTKKSASCVEVE from the coding sequence ATGATTCTCAACTCTTCCACTGAAGATGGTATTAAAAGAATACAAGATGACTGTCCCAAAGCTGGAAGGCACAATTACATATTTGTCATGATCCCTACTTTATACAGTATCATCTTTGTGGTTGGAATATTTGGAAACAGCCTGGTAGTGATTGTCATTTACTTTTACATGAAACTGAAGACTGTGGCCagtgtttttcttctgaatttagCATTGGCTGATTTATGCTTTTTACTGACCTTGCCATTGTGGGCTGTCTACACTGCTATGGAATACCGCTGGCCCTTTGGCAATTACCTATGTAAGATTGCTTCAGCCAGTGTCAGTTTCAACCTCTATGCCAGTGTGTTTCTACTTACATGTCTAAGCATTGATCGTTACCTAGCTATTGTTCACCCAATGAAGTCCCGCCTTCGGCGCACAATGCTTATGGCCAAAGTCACCTGCATCATTATCTGGCTGCTGGCTGGCTTGGCCAGTTTGCCAACTATAATCCACCGAAACGTATTTTTCATCGAGAATACCAATATCACAGTTTGTGCTTTCCATTATGAATCCCAAAATTCAACCCTCCCCATTGGACTGGGCCTAACCAAGAATATACTGggtttcttgtttccttttctgatcATTCTTACAAGTTACACTCTTATTTGGAAGACGCTAAAGAGGGCTTATGAGATTCAGAAGAACAAGCCAAGAAAtgatgatattttcaaaataattatggcaattgtgcttttctttttcttttcctgggttcCCCACCAAATATTCACTTTTCTGGATGTATTGATCCAGCTGGGCATCATACATGACTGTAAAATTGCAGATATTGTTGACACCGCCATGCCTATCACAATTTGCATAGCTTATTTTAACAACTGCCTGAACCCTCTGTTTTATGGCTTTCtggggaagaaatttaaaaaatattttctccagcttCTGAAATATATCCCCCCAAAGGCCAAATCCCACTCAAGCCTATCAACAAAAATGAGCACACTCTCCTACCGCCCCTCAGATCATGGAAATGCATCCACCAAGAAGTCTGCCTCATGTGTTGAAGTTGAGTGA